Within Rhinolophus ferrumequinum isolate MPI-CBG mRhiFer1 chromosome 14, mRhiFer1_v1.p, whole genome shotgun sequence, the genomic segment CCGCACTAAAAAGGGTCGTCCACCGCTTGATGCCGGCTGCACCCCAGATCCTGCTCCCGTCAGGCTGGTCTGGGGGTTCTCTGTGAGGACTTCAgaggcgggcggggcggggcgaaGACGACCTGGGGCGGGACTGCGAGGCCAGGGTCCCTTTCgctttccctttacttttttccaaCCGCCGCTGAGATTTCGCACGGGTGAGGAAAGGGCGCCTTCCCCGACGCACATCTCTGCTTGCGCCCGCGCGCGCCCGCAGGCTCTCGCGCGGCCCAGTGCCTCCCCGGGTTCGTACCCAGGTTCGCCACCTGGCCTTGACCCCTGTGACTCCCCTGCAGCTCCCGCTGACGCACCGACAAATCGACAAGCAACGCTGGAAGCAAATGAGTCGCGGGGGCGCCCCGTAGCGGAGGAGCCTCGCACGCCATGCAATCCCCGCCGGACTGGCCCCCGGAGCCTGGCGCCCTCCGACCCTCGCCCTTCCCGCACCCTGTGTTGCATGCCCTCCACAGCTTGGCCCGCATGCTGCTCTTCCCGGCCTACTGGACCCTGGACCAGCTGCTGGGCTGCTGGGCGCCAGTGGCGCACCCCAGCGGCCTGAGATGGCTGAGTGCAGCCGCGCGAGCGGGAGcggcgctgctgctgctgctgctcgtCGGCCTGCCGCTGGCCCTGCCGGGCCTGCTGCTCTGGCTGCTGCTGCAAGCCTGGCGCCGCCCCTTCTGCTACCAGCCCCCTCCGCAGTGCTGGGAGCCACCGGTGCCCTGGCGCCCCCCAGCTGAGCCCACTCGCTGCTTCAGCTTCCTCAGCGCCAACCTGTGTTTGCTCCCCGACGGGCTAGCACGCTTCAGCAACTTACAGCACAGCCAGCGGCGGGCCGATGCTGTGAGCTCCGTGCTGCTCACCGGCCTGCGGCCCTCGCGCTATGGGGCTACTGGCTGTAGCCCGCCACAGCCCGGGGCGCCTTGCGGGGTGCTGATAGCCGCAGTGCCTGCGGGTCTGGACTTCGTGTGCCTGCAGGAGGTGTTTGATCTGCGCGCAGCGCGCCGTCTGGTGAGCTGCCTGGCGCCCAATCTGGGCCCAGTGCTGTACGACGTGGGCACGTTCGGCCTGCAGCATGGGCCGCACCTCAAGCTGCTGGGCAGCGGACTGCTGCTGGCCTCGCGCTACCCGCTGTTGGGCGCCGTCTTCCGGTCCTTCCCCAACGCTCGGCGCGAGGACGCGCTGGCCTCCAAGGGACTGCTTTCTGCACAGGTACCCGCCCACTGGCTGCGGCACGCCCCAGCCAGCGAGGGGGCGGGGCGTGGGGTCGAACAGGCTAGGGTTGCTGTGGCTGTCCGTGGTGTTGCAGGCGCAGCTGGGAATCCTGGACGGGCGCCGTATCGTGGGCTTCCTGCATTGCACGCATTTGCATGCGCCGAGTGGTGAGCCGGTCGGGCTGCATCGTCTGCACGTGGGCAGGCCGATCCGCCTCTGCGTGGCGGCGGCGGGTCCCAACCCTCGCCTGTACCTCCGTCCCCCCAAGTCACACACACACCGTTTGTTCACTGCCCCAGGCACCCCGAGTCCCGTGGAGTGCCTGAGTGGGCTCACAGATAAGAACCCGGCAGGGAGGGGGGTAGGGGTTTCCGTTGTGTCTCCGGGGTACGGAATGGCACCTGGGCTgagccttcctctctcctccctccccccgcaGAGGACGGGCCCTTGCGCTGTAAACAGCTGACGCTGCTGCTGGACTGGGCTGAGCAGTTTGAGGCCGAGAGCCGCCAGAGTGACGACGCCGTGGCCTTCAGCGTGCTCTTGGGTGACCTGAACTTCGACAATTGCTCGCTAGGTCAGTGCAGGATTCAGCGGGGCGGGGCCAGACGCCCTGGCCCCGCCCACTGAGCGCGGACCTTTCTCTGCAGATCACGCGCAGGAGCAGGAGCATCAGCTCTTCAGCCGTTTCCAGGACCCCTGCCGCCTGGGCACACGCCGGGagcagccctgggccctgggtACAGCGTCTGGGCGGGGGCGGACCGTGGGAAGGCTCGATGGCCCGCACTCCGGCTCATGCCCGTGTTCTCGCCGGTACCTCTCCCTCAGGAACGATACTGAGCACTTCCATGCTCCGCCATTCTGTGGCCTGCTCCCCGGAGATGCTGCGGAGGTGAGCAGCTACGGgggcgggagggtgggggtgggggtggggagggggaaggctgGACAGCGCCCAGAACGGAGCGGTGCCGCGGCCTTGACGACACCGCCCCTCCTCAGGGCCCTGGAGCGGGAAGAAGGGCGCCACCGCTACCTGGCAGGCCCTCCCCACGGAGGCGGCCGGGCTAAGCCTTGGCAGGGCCGGCGCCTGGACTACATCACCTACCGGGGAGCGCCCACAGGTCCGCTGAACCCAGTAAGTGCCAGAGTTCAGGGCGCTGGGCCCTCTGGCGCTGGGGCAACCCCTCAACCTGACTCCCGCCCCCAGGAGGTGGAACAGGTGACATTCAGCACCGCCTTGGCGGGGCTCACAGACCACCTGGCCGTGGGACTTCGGCTCCGAGTTTCAATGCCCTCCTAAGGCAGACACCGGCGCGATTCGCCGCCGGGTGGAAAGACAGACAAGGACAGAGCGTGAGCATGGCTGGTCGCTTCGGGAACAGGGCGACTTAATGACTCTTTTATTGTGTGGGCCCTCCCTCACACAGCCTCCTGGGCTCTGCGGTACTCGTAGACGCTGCCCCGCTCTGGAAAGGCCGAGGGCTGCTGGGGCGACCCcggaggtggggcagggtcctGCGGGTCCCCGTAGCCCCCGCCACCTGGTGTGTGGAGGCAGAACACGTCCTGTGGAGCAGAGGGGCGGGTTCAGCGAGGGCATGGTCACCGCCTGCCTCCCGCTGCAGTTCCATCCCCACAGCCGCATCCACGGCACTGGCCTGGGCCCCAGGGGCCGGGTGTCCAGCCCCCCTTCCTTCAGGAGCTAAATTAAACTGGAATTATTTTTGCAATTCCGTTCACGTTCTGTGGGATGGGGGCCGCAGGGAGGATGGAGATGGGACGCGACGGACGACAGTCCTTACCCCAGGATACACGGGTACGGATGTCTTCCCACCCAGATTCACCGTGCGGCCATCCTTCCGGATCAGTAAGTTTAGGCCACGGGCACCAGGCTCTCCCCCTGCAGGAAGAAGAGCGGTGGGGTGGCCCAGGAggcaaagaaggaagagaggtggGGGGCTGGTGGGGAGATAGGGAGAGACCTAGCGAGAGAGGGGAGATGGGGccggcgtgggggtggggggtgaggaacaagctgggctgggaagggaggggaggagaggcgCTCACCGTGGAGGCCGTAAGGCTGGAAGGCACGGCGCTCGGTCAGGACCGACAGCAGCGCCTCCTCACGGAACTGCAGCTCGCGCACAACACCGTCACCGCCCCGAAAGCGGCCGCGGCCCCCGGACCCCAGCCTCAGCTCGAAGCGGCGCAGGATTACTGGGTACCTGCGCGGGCCACGGGCTCAGGGCAGCCGCTCTggctccaccccccgccccgccagCTGCCCCGCCCGCACGGCTCACCTGCTCTCCAGGATTTCCGGGTCGGTGATGCGCGTGTTGGTCATGTGGCTGTGCACGCCGCTGCGCCCGTGCCACCCGGGGCCCGCGCCCGCGCCGCCCGCCACCGTCTCGTAGTAGCCCATGTGGGCGTTGCCCAGGGTCACATTGTTCATGCAGCCCTGGCGAGTCAAGCGGTTGCAGCTGGGCTGGGGCGGCATTCGCTCCCTGTGCGCCCAGCCCGTGGCCCAaccccccccccctccccggcAAGCCCAAGCCGGGAGCGCCCGCCCGCCTGCTGCACCTGGGAGGCGGCGCAAGCCCCGAAGGCCCCCAGGATAACATCCACCACTCGCTGCGACGTGAGCACGTTGCCGCCCACCACGGCTGCCTCAGGGGACGGGTCTAGGATGGAGCCTTTAGGAATCACAACGCGCACTGGCGTCAAGCAGCCCTGTGGGGGAGGCCAGCTCTTAGGGGCAACAGGGAGATATCCGTCTCCCCCACCACTAGCGCCTCTAGGATCGGTCGGTCGTTGGGCTGTTGGGCTGACTTCGGCCCCCATCTTGGCCTTTCACTGGCTCCCCACACCGTGCTGACTCCTTCAGCGCCCCGAGAACCCCCAGCTTCCTCCCATCTGCTAGCTTCGCCCCAGGTCGACCTGCTGACCTCGCACACAGGACGCGCCTGCGCACCTGGTTCAGCGGGATGTCCCGGCCCACCAGACAGCGCAGGCAGTAGATGAGGGCAGACAGCGTGATGGCCCGCGGTGCGTTCAGGTTGCCAAACACCTCCGGCCCGGTGCCACTAAAGTCAAACACCGCGCTGCCCTGACCATccggaggggaggggaggggagaggagaggtcGTCAGCAGCCAGGCCGCCACGCCCCAGAAGCCAGaggaggccccgcccccgccgccggACCTGACTTAGGTTGATCTGCACACGGAGTCGGACGGGGGAACCGTCGTCCATGTGGTCCTCTGCAGACACCTCCAGCGGCAGGCCCTTGGCCTGCCGGGAGGTCCCAAAGGCCCGAAGCATGTCCCGTACAGCCAGCTCAGCGTTTGCCTGGCAGGAAGTATGTTTAGAGGCAGCCGAGCCACCTTCCAGGTGGGCCAGGTGCCCCCCCTTCCATACCTGCCCAGGTGCCTGGGGGCTGGCACAGAGCTGCCCCTATGCTCCAATCCCCAGGCCCACCTGAATATGGCCCATGTAGGCCTGCACCACGTCCAGGCCGTACTGCCCAATGAGCTCCCCCACCAGCTGGATGCCCTTTTGGTTGGCTGCCACCTGGGCACGGAGGTCTGACAGGTTGTCATGCAGATTCCGGGTCCCACTGCAGCCGGTAATCTTGCCTGGGGCCCGCAGGGCCTCTGTGACCGCTGGATGGATGGAGTCACCGCTGAGTTACCCTCCCAGCCCCGAGGCTGCCTTGCTCTGCTCCACACCTGCTGCACCTCCGCAGGACACTGTGGGCCCCCATATTGGCCCTTCACTGGCTCCCCACACCCTGTCAACCGCTTCAGTGCCCCCAGAACCCCCAGCCTCCTCTCACCTGCTGACATTTCTCCTTCCACCTCAGGCCCACCCCCACAGACACCCCAGGCTGGGGCAGAcagcaggaggggcagggaggggggggCAGTCGACCCTGGGCAAACACTCCCTCCTTTGActcttcctgccttctctccccaccacctGGACACCACTCCCTCCAGCTTTTTCTGGGCCTCCTCTTTACCAAGAGAAAAACCACCCACTTTCCTTGACCCTTCCCACTCACACTCCCCTCAGCCGTGTGGCCCCCACTTGCCCCCAAAGCTAACCACCAAGGTGGCTGTCTGTGCAGCACTCCAACAGATCTGCACGaggcctccagcccctggcaagcaGTACTGCTCCTGGTCCCAGGGACCAGGCCCCACTTCAGGAAAGCCCTGCTCTCCAGCCTAGGTTGAGGTCCTCTCTGAGGCTCCCTGGCCACTGGGTCCTCTGTCACGTGCCTGTACATGTCCGTCCCATGGTCCCTGCCCCTGGCCTCACCCCACATGGACCAAGGGAGCAGCCAGACCCACATCACTCTAATTGTGTCCTTGGCACCCACAGCAGTCTGTGGCTCTGTTATGCCACCCTCCATGCTGTGCACGTCACCTCCTCTCATTCTGGGATACCCCTGGGGCTCCCAGATCCCTAAGGCTTCAGACCGGCTCTGCATTTTCCACTGCCCTTGCCCCCAGGCCCCACTGCAGCAGCTCTGTGCCCATtcctcgccccacccccaaatccaatCAAATACCAACTCTGACCTCCAAAAGAGttgtccccaccccactcccctgGGCCATCATCCACTCTGCTTGTAAGCAGGGACTGTCATGGCGCACAGGCAGGCCAGCGCGGGCCCAGCTGCAGCCCTTCACAGCCTCCCCGCTGCCCCACTATCCAGCGACTTGGGCCCAGGAAAGCTCTCCACAAGACTGCAGCCCCTGGCTCCGCAGTTTCTCTGCAGCCCCTAGGCCTAGTGCAAACCCAGTGATGGTTACGAACACCACAACACAGGCTCCTCCCCCGCCTGCACACGGCCCCTTGGGTATCCTGGTGGactccccaccccaaaccacCGAGGCCTTCCTGGGCCCAGGCAGAACTCAGCTCCTTTGGTCATCTCTGAGAGATGTCACTCCCTGGCACCCCCAGTCTTGAGGCAGGCCTGGGCCGGTGGGCTGCGTCCCAGTATCCAGCCTGGCTTATAGGCAGCAGCCATGTGTGCCAGTCCACTGAACCCATCTCCCGGCCCCAGACCCATTGCCGCTCACCCTCCTCCTGGAAGACGCCCCCCTGGACGAGTTTGAAGGACAGGAAGACAGCGCCCTCCTGCTGCAGCGAGGTGGAGTGGGGGGGCATGGAGCCTGGTGTGATGCCCCCGATGTCCGCGTGGTGCCCACGGCTGGCCACGTAGAACACAGGCCGCATCTGACCCGGCCAAAACACCTAGGGGTGGACAGCAACGGTGAGCTGTGCGGCCGCCTTTGCCCCCGGGGCCCCTGGGCGTCAGCCCTCACCGGAGTGATGACGGTCAGGTCTGGCAGGTGGCTGCCCCCTGCGCTGGGGTGGTTGCTCAGCAGCACATCGCCAGGGTGGAGGTCAGCCCCTAGGTGCTGGATCTGAAGCCAGGAGACAGGTGTCGAGTGGGGAGGGTGCAGGGACAGGGCTGGAGAAGGGGGTGAGAGAGGGACCCTCCGAACCTGGAACTGCACCGTCTCCTGCATGGCGCCCAGGTGCACAGGAATGTGGGGAGCATTGGAGACCAGCCCCCCGTCGGGCCCGAAGAGGGCGCAGGAGAAGTCCAGCCGCTCCTTGATGTTGGTGGAGATGGCCGTGCGCTGCAGGATGCGGCCCATCTGCTCTGGGGGCACAGAGTGACCAGGCGCCCGCTGGCCTCACCCCACCCAGAGCACGGCCCCAGGTATGGAGAGGCAGGACCCTCGGCCTCTAAGGCCTCCAAAGCCCAGAGCCAGGACCTGGAGATGGCGGTGGCCCACCTGGGCACAGTGAGGCCACAGCCAGGCCATGTCTTGCCTGTGTGaggggcacccccaccccccactgctgCCTGGAGCCCAGCAAGGACCTGTGGCCCCATATCAGTCCTCCGCCCTGCTGAGAACAGTAAAGTCCTGGTGCCCCTGTCCTGACTATACAGACAGGTTCACTGTGCTGAGCCCATCTCCTGGCACAAGCAGAAGGCAAAGCCAGGTCACATGGCTGCTGGCAGGAGGAAGGCACTCACCCTGCCCAAGACCTGCTAGAGTCAGGGCCACACTGCCCGCCCTGTCACCAGCCAAGATTCTGCTTCTGCCCCTCCCCTGGGTGACGCTTTCCCCCTGCACACCCCTGCCAGCCGTGCCGCCAGCGCCCACCTCTGCCCAGTAGACAGACCGCCATCTGACACTACAGGGAGAAGGCAGTGCCCAGGCATGCGGTGTCACCACTCACCAGCAATGCTCATGAAGCGGTGTGAGAAGATGGACAGGTGGATGGGGTCCAGCTGGGCGCCCACTGTGCTAGGGGCCTCAGCCCCCACCGAGATGCGGATGTCCCCGGCCTCAGTTACCTCTGCCTGGCAGCCTGGCTCCACCAGGAtggtgctgggggcaggggtgcaCAGGGGCTGGAGGAGCCAGGCCACATCCCCTTTCCAGCCAGGGACCCTACATCCCCAAGCCAGAGGACACTCCAGCCATGCAGGGACCCCAGAGCCCAGAGTCCTTCAGATTCCTGCAGCGTGGGGCCAGAGAACCCCACACCGGGGCCCCACAGCCCACCCAGGTCCCAGTAGCTGTGGCCCCAAGCTGCACCCCCGCCGCCCCACCCTGGCCAGGCCTCAGCCCACCTGTTGCTGTCGATGATGAGGCACGGCCCCTGAAACTTGTGCCCATAGCCCAGCTCTCCCAACAGGTACACGGGGGTCTCCTGGTAGCCCCCCTCAAAGTAGCACTGGGTCACCTGAGGAGGTGTGGGGTGAGTGAGGTTCCGAGGTCCAGCACCCTCACTGCTTCACGTGTCCCTGTGGGTGGGCGTGGGTGGGTGGGCACAGGCAGGGCCACCTACCTTGTCTACCCGAGGAGGACCAGTCTGAGTTTTGGGGGTATCCTCTAGGTGAAGGCTGCTGCGCCCGGTGCCCCTCACCCGCACATTGTCCACCACCACTGGCCGCTCAGGGATGACGAAGCCAAACTCCCTCATGTACCTACACCCACCGGCCCAAGGGAGCCGTCAGGGCAAAGTGGCCAGGCCGGCAGGCCACTCCCCAGGGCTCCCAGGACACGAGCTCACGTACCTCTCCACGAAGGCTGCCCCAAAGTCGCCAGCACGGGGCGAGTGGGCTGTGGCCGGGTGCTGGTGTGCGGACACCATCAGGGCGCAGTCCGTGCCCTGGTAACGCAGGTGCAGGAAGCTCTCAGTGCTGACCTGGGACCTGTGCAGGAGGCAGGTGGGGCGCTCACGCAGGGCCCTCGAGAATGCCTGACCTGCCTCCGCCCACAGTACTCGGAGTccagccctccctgaccaccccgCAGAGAGACCCCAACAACAGCTGGGAAGCCAGGCGGTACAGCTGCCTAGAGGGCAGCTGGGATGttgccagccctgtgcccagtccGCCGCCCGCAGAGCCCCACCTGGGGAAGCCCTGGGTCCGCAGAGCCTCCACACACTGCTCCTCCAGGCGACTCAGCCTCTGGTCCAGCTGCACAAAGGTCTCGGGTGCGTAGGGAAGCGAGCAGGGCTCCTGCGCCTCATGCACCACGTCTGCCAGAGCCAGCCCCAGTGCCGACAGCAGCCCACTGTGTCTATGGACACAGGCCACTCAGTGATGAGGGTGGGGGCCTCCTGAAGCCGGCCCCCCCCCCAGGACATGTGCTCCCTGCCCAGACACACCTGTGAATGTGCACCGTGTCCATGCCCAGGGCCCGGGCGATGGCGCACGCGTGCTGACCGCCAGCTCCCCCGAAGCAAGCCAGCACATGGGCCGAGGGGTCATGGCCTCGTGCCTGGGAAGCCAGAAAGGGTGAGGGGCTCACCCTCCCCTGTCAGGCTCCCTATCCCTCACCCCGTGGGGTTGCCTGAGGGGGACAGGGCTGGGAGGCAAGCATACCTGTGTGAGGGCACGGATGGGCCGGCACATGGCCTCGTTGGCCACACGCACAAACCCCATGGCTACCTCCTCCAGGCTTAGCGGGGAGGCCACACAAGGCCCGTTGGTCAGGAAGCTGTTGACCTCAGTAGCCACAGCCTCCAGGGCCTTTCGGGAGGCCTCGGCAGATAGTGGCTGGTCCTCTCCCGGCCCAAAAATGcaggggaaggaggcaggcagcagCCGACCCAGGACCAGGTTAGCATCTGTCACTGTCACAGGGCCGCCTGGGAGGTATGCACGGTATGGGGTTTGGGGGCTGGAGTTGGGACCAGGAGTGGGccgcgggggtgggggtgggctgaaGGGGTGGGTGGGCCTGGGCAGCACAGCAAGGGGCATGCAGGGCACACAACGGCCTTACCTTTGCGGTAGCAGGCAGGGCCAGGGTGGGCGCCTGCGGACTCCGGCCCGACCACGAAGAGGCCGGaccttgggggagggagggaggactgaAATTGGAGGCGGGTTGGGACGCAGGGCTGAGGGTCCCGGCCCAGATGCAGGGGCTGACCTGAAGAAGAGTCGGGAGCCCCCACCAGCTGCCACTGTGTTGATGTCCAGCTGGGGGGCCTGGAGGGTGACACCGGCAGTGCTGGCCTCGAACACGTGCTCAAACTCCCCAGCATAACGGCTCACGTCAGTGGACGTGCCTGGTGTTGGGGTGGGAGGATGAGGAGTCACCCCACAGACCTGGATGCCTGGCAGGGTCCAGCCTGGCTGTTGAGCCTACCCC encodes:
- the LOC117033866 gene encoding sphingomyelin phosphodiesterase 5 isoform X2; the protein is MQSPPDWPPEPGALRPSPFPHPVLHALHSLARMLLFPAYWTLDQLLGCWAPVAHPSGLRWLSAAARAGAALLLLLLVGLPLALPGLLLWLLLQAWRRPFCYQPPPQCWEPPVPWRPPAEPTRCFSFLSANLCLLPDGLARFSNLQHSQRRADAVSSVLLTGLRPSRYGATGCSPPQPGAPCGVLIAAVPAGLDFVCLQEVFDLRAARRLVSCLAPNLGPVLYDVGTFGLQHGPHLKLLGSGLLLASRYPLLGAVFRSFPNARREDALASKGLLSAQAQLGILDGRRIVGFLHCTHLHAPSEDGPLRCKQLTLLLDWAEQFEAESRQSDDAVAFSVLLGDLNFDNCSLDHAQEQEHQLFSRFQDPCRLGTRREQPWALGTILSTSMLRHSVACSPEMLRRALEREEGRHRYLAGPPHGGGRAKPWQGRRLDYITYRGAPTGPLNPEVEQVTFSTALAGLTDHLAVGLRLRVSMPS
- the LOC117033866 gene encoding sphingomyelin phosphodiesterase 5 isoform X1, translated to MQSPPDWPPEPGALRPSPFPHPVLHALHSLARMLLFPAYWTLDQLLGCWAPVAHPSGLRWLSAAARAGAALLLLLLVGLPLALPGLLLWLLLQAWRRPFCYQPPPQCWEPPVPWRPPAEPTRCFSFLSANLCLLPDGLARFSNLQHSQRRADAVSSVLLTGLRPSRYGATGCSPPQPGAPCGVLIAAVPAGLDFVCLQEVFDLRAARRLVSCLAPNLGPVLYDVGTFGLQHGPHLKLLGSGLLLASRYPLLGAVFRSFPNARREDALASKGLLSAQAQLGILDGRRIVGFLHCTHLHAPSEDGPLRCKQLTLLLDWAEQFEAESRQSDDAVAFSVLLGDLNFDNCSLDHAQEQEHQLFSRFQDPCRLGTRREQPWALGTILSTSMLRHSVACSPEMLRRALEREEGRHRYLAGPPHGGGRAKPWQGRRLDYITYRGAPTGPLNPVSARVQGAGPSGAGATPQPDSRPQEVEQVTFSTALAGLTDHLAVGLRLRVSMPS
- the OPLAH gene encoding 5-oxoprolinase isoform X2; the encoded protein is MGSPEGRFHFAIDRGGTFTDVFAQCPGGHVRVLKLLSEDPANYVDAPTEGIRRILEQEGGMLLPRDRPLDTSRIASIRMGTTVATNALLERQGEPVALLVTRGFRDLLHVGTQAREDLFDLAVPMPEVLYKEVLEVDERVVLYRGEPGAGTPVKGCTGDLLEVQQPVDLGGLRGKLEGLLSRGIRSLAVVLMHSYTWAQHEHQVGALARELGFTHVSLSSEVMPMVRIVPRGHTACADAYLTPAIRRYVQGFCQGFQGQLKDVQVLFMRSDGGLAPMDSFNGSRAVLSGPAGGVVGYSATTYRAEGGQPVIGFDMGGTSTDVSRYAGEFEHVFEASTAGVTLQAPQLDINTVAAGGGSRLFFRSGLFVVGPESAGAHPGPACYRKGGPVTVTDANLVLGRLLPASFPCIFGPGEDQPLSAEASRKALEAVATEVNSFLTNGPCVASPLSLEEVAMGFVRVANEAMCRPIRALTQARGHDPSAHVLACFGGAGGQHACAIARALGMDTVHIHRHSGLLSALGLALADVVHEAQEPCSLPYAPETFVQLDQRLSRLEEQCVEALRTQGFPRSQVSTESFLHLRYQGTDCALMVSAHQHPATAHSPRAGDFGAAFVERYMREFGFVIPERPVVVDNVRVRGTGRSSLHLEDTPKTQTGPPRVDKVTQCYFEGGYQETPVYLLGELGYGHKFQGPCLIIDSNSTILVEPGCQAEVTEAGDIRISVGAEAPSTVGAQLDPIHLSIFSHRFMSIAEQMGRILQRTAISTNIKERLDFSCALFGPDGGLVSNAPHIPVHLGAMQETVQFQIQHLGADLHPGDVLLSNHPSAGGSHLPDLTVITPVFWPGQMRPVFYVASRGHHADIGGITPGSMPPHSTSLQQEGAVFLSFKLVQGGVFQEEAVTEALRAPGKITGCSGTRNLHDNLSDLRAQVAANQKGIQLVGELIGQYGLDVVQAYMGHIQANAELAVRDMLRAFGTSRQAKGLPLEVSAEDHMDDGSPVRLRVQINLSQGSAVFDFSGTGPEVFGNLNAPRAITLSALIYCLRCLVGRDIPLNQGCLTPVRVVIPKGSILDPSPEAAVVGGNVLTSQRVVDVILGAFGACAASQGCMNNVTLGNAHMGYYETVAGGAGAGPGWHGRSGVHSHMTNTRITDPEILESRYPVILRRFELRLGSGGRGRFRGGDGVVRELQFREEALLSVLTERRAFQPYGLHGGEPGARGLNLLIRKDGRTVNLGGKTSVPVYPGDVFCLHTPGGGGYGDPQDPAPPPGSPQQPSAFPERGSVYEYRRAQEAV
- the OPLAH gene encoding 5-oxoprolinase isoform X1, which codes for MWPRCGGRGGTDLTMLRSAVPGQPASCWPLLPPRPGMSLLSSYEGLRQEIQRLAQENEELRQLVQLLQENQELKQVLRNRSGSLGFCGSGLLAEVTSSPRLPRHRTIKFKGAERLLPAEESLLDSSPVIMGSPEGRFHFAIDRGGTFTDVFAQCPGGHVRVLKLLSEDPANYVDAPTEGIRRILEQEGGMLLPRDRPLDTSRIASIRMGTTVATNALLERQGEPVALLVTRGFRDLLHVGTQAREDLFDLAVPMPEVLYKEVLEVDERVVLYRGEPGAGTPVKGCTGDLLEVQQPVDLGGLRGKLEGLLSRGIRSLAVVLMHSYTWAQHEHQVGALARELGFTHVSLSSEVMPMVRIVPRGHTACADAYLTPAIRRYVQGFCQGFQGQLKDVQVLFMRSDGGLAPMDSFNGSRAVLSGPAGGVVGYSATTYRAEGGQPVIGFDMGGTSTDVSRYAGEFEHVFEASTAGVTLQAPQLDINTVAAGGGSRLFFRSGLFVVGPESAGAHPGPACYRKGGPVTVTDANLVLGRLLPASFPCIFGPGEDQPLSAEASRKALEAVATEVNSFLTNGPCVASPLSLEEVAMGFVRVANEAMCRPIRALTQARGHDPSAHVLACFGGAGGQHACAIARALGMDTVHIHRHSGLLSALGLALADVVHEAQEPCSLPYAPETFVQLDQRLSRLEEQCVEALRTQGFPRSQVSTESFLHLRYQGTDCALMVSAHQHPATAHSPRAGDFGAAFVERYMREFGFVIPERPVVVDNVRVRGTGRSSLHLEDTPKTQTGPPRVDKVTQCYFEGGYQETPVYLLGELGYGHKFQGPCLIIDSNSTILVEPGCQAEVTEAGDIRISVGAEAPSTVGAQLDPIHLSIFSHRFMSIAEQMGRILQRTAISTNIKERLDFSCALFGPDGGLVSNAPHIPVHLGAMQETVQFQIQHLGADLHPGDVLLSNHPSAGGSHLPDLTVITPVFWPGQMRPVFYVASRGHHADIGGITPGSMPPHSTSLQQEGAVFLSFKLVQGGVFQEEAVTEALRAPGKITGCSGTRNLHDNLSDLRAQVAANQKGIQLVGELIGQYGLDVVQAYMGHIQANAELAVRDMLRAFGTSRQAKGLPLEVSAEDHMDDGSPVRLRVQINLSQGSAVFDFSGTGPEVFGNLNAPRAITLSALIYCLRCLVGRDIPLNQGCLTPVRVVIPKGSILDPSPEAAVVGGNVLTSQRVVDVILGAFGACAASQGCMNNVTLGNAHMGYYETVAGGAGAGPGWHGRSGVHSHMTNTRITDPEILESRYPVILRRFELRLGSGGRGRFRGGDGVVRELQFREEALLSVLTERRAFQPYGLHGGEPGARGLNLLIRKDGRTVNLGGKTSVPVYPGDVFCLHTPGGGGYGDPQDPAPPPGSPQQPSAFPERGSVYEYRRAQEAV